The following proteins come from a genomic window of Leptospira neocaledonica:
- a CDS encoding YceI family protein: protein MSFIVRFLILFILSFSSAFGEELKLQESQINFIAIHPFKTVYGKCSGTAVSPTSLTQGPGGLQIPKLIKIEIPLSEIKSGDENRDEHIIESLGYPTITNISFTSTSITAKDNEWTVTGNLTVKGKTKTIRSVATIQKEGQETILSGKFQVLMSDFDVERPSLLFATAKDEVSIEYKFIVRP, encoded by the coding sequence ATGTCTTTTATTGTACGTTTTTTGATTTTGTTTATATTAAGTTTTTCTTCCGCTTTTGGGGAAGAATTGAAGCTGCAAGAATCTCAGATCAATTTTATAGCAATCCATCCTTTTAAAACAGTTTATGGAAAATGTTCCGGGACCGCTGTAAGTCCTACCAGTTTGACACAAGGACCCGGAGGTTTACAAATCCCTAAACTTATAAAAATTGAAATCCCACTTTCGGAGATCAAATCCGGAGACGAGAACAGAGACGAACATATCATAGAATCTTTAGGATATCCTACGATTACCAATATCAGTTTTACGAGCACATCCATTACCGCAAAAGATAATGAATGGACGGTCACTGGAAATTTGACTGTTAAAGGAAAAACCAAAACGATTAGGTCTGTGGCAACGATTCAAAAAGAAGGACAAGAAACCATTCTCTCTGGCAAATTCCAGGTTTTAATGAGCGATTTTGATGTAGAAAGGCCTAGTCTATTATTTGCAACTGCAAAGGACGAGGTTAGTATAGAATATAAGTTTATAGTCCGGCCTTAA